In Zootoca vivipara chromosome 15, rZooViv1.1, whole genome shotgun sequence, the genomic window GGTGTCTGTCGTGAGGCAGAcagcctcccctctctttctcttgttAAAATGCCTTTGGGTCATCCTTTAATGCCACAATGTGTATGCACAGTGGTCAGCCCAAGTTTGATAGTGATGAGGTCAAGCAACTTGGTTTGAAGGCATTGTGTTTTGCAAGACCTGACAATCACATAATTGGCAGCATCTGCAACCCCCCTTCAGCCAGCCAGGCCCCATCTGTACCTGTACCTGTTCCACATCTGACATCGTATGTGGCAGGTATAGGGCTGAAATGGGCTATATGGGGAGAACTGGTGGACCAAATTAGGCCCATAGGCTAGAAGTCCCCACCACCAATACCATAATACAGActtgcaatttccccccaaaaaaaattcaagctaGTCCTTCTTCCAGGGGCTTGCTGCCTGGGATAACCTGTCTAGCTGTACCTGGAAATTTCAGAAGACTGGACCAGATTTTTGCATCCTTTGGATCAGAAAAGGGCAGCATCCAAACACAAATCTTCTCTTGCTTTCAGATTCTGGCCAAGGGAGAGCTGCAAGTGTCGGATAAAGAGCGGCACACGCAGCTGGAGCAGATGTTTCGTGACATTGCAACCATTGTGGCAGAGAAATGCGTGAACCCAGAAACAAAGAGGCCGTACACAGTCATCCTCATTGAAAGAGCTATGAAGGATATTCACTACTCAGTCAAACCTGGAAAAAGCACCAAGCAGCAGGTAAGTGACTCCCATACCATAGGAGACCATCTTATCTCTAGTGGTGTGCCATGCTAAGCtcctgaatcagttttatttttatttaagagtattttattttagcctttggggggggggcaagcccaCGGGAAGTACCCATATTCCTGctccagcttctccaggtagggttgggaagttttcctgcctgaaaccctggagagccactgccagtcagttagACCAAAGGTTGAatttgtataaagcagcttcctttgttaaTTAGGAGCAGTGCAGCGATCTCTCTCTCGCTGCTTCTGAGCTGGGGATGGAGGCCTGCTGGAAGTGATTTACCTTCTACTCTTCCTGGGGGCCAAACAGTAGTCACAGTTAACGGATCTTAACTAGAGACAGTGGTTAAGTGGTTAAGTTTTGAACTAGGACTCAGGACATCCAGGTTCAGGTTCCCTGCTAGGCCAGCCAGTCTCTGTATCAGGTTTGTTGGGAAGAGAAAAGGGGCAGAGGAGAGTTGCAGGTGCCAGGTGTGAGTTAGGGCAGCATAAGGATGAGATATTGGACGTGGACCAGGGAACCAGTGCATTTTGTAATTTTATATATCATGGAATTTTACATCTCGTAACttggctgttatttttattgatcacAGTCTAGTAATGATTCATTGTAATTGTtcagaatgaatttctgtttaattatttgcCGATATTTTGAGAGAGAATTTTATTGTGTAAGGTTACATTCTAAATGGATTACTGAATGTTTCTTTACTTGATATAAGTTATTTATTCAGATCAGATTGCTGTAGgatgtgtgatctttgctgtatattctgtacagtggtacctctagttgtggacaCAATCTGTTtcagggtgccattcgcaccccgaaaagtctgcaactagagcggTGCTTCTGTGCAAGCGTGGagcacgatagagcgcttctgcgcatgtgcaaagcgcacaGAACACTTCTATGCATGCGcggtttgccacgttcgcaagccaaaaagacgcaacatgaacctaacgcaacatgaggtatgactgtattctgtgTGGCTTGTAAAGTGCGAAGGCCTTGCTATTGAAGTGTCagagcccactgtccctcagttgGACAAGTAAGCATCTTGATTTTCCCCACAGGCCTTGGAGGTAATCAAGCAGCTGAAGGAGACTATGCAGATTGAGCGGGCGCACATGCGTCTCCGCTTTGTCCTCCCCCGGAAAGAGGGGAAGAGGCTGAAAGACAAGCTGAAGCCCCTGATCAAAGTAATCGAGAGTGAGGATTTTGACGAGCAGCTGGAAATCGTAAGTCAAAGAGACATTttctggaggggggaggggaggtaagTGATTCCTCTGGGATCCCTGATCACATGCAAGGAGCCATAGAGATGGGGAGTCACCTTTACAGCCTAGCCATTTGCATGTTGGCTCGTGAGGGGGCCCAGTGGATTCAGCAGCGCCTTCTGCTGGGTAAATAGTAGAAGATTGGATCCATAGGCCATACCAATCAATGAATGGTTGTTTTTGAGCAAAGAAATGTTAGAAGagcccctgctggatcaagccaatggtgcatctagtccagcatcccattctcacagtggcaagcCAGGTGCCTGTGAAataccagcaagcaggatttgagcccaagaGCCTTTTcgtctcctgcggtttccagcagcgttcagaagcattgctgcttccaactgtgatGGCAGAGCAGAGGCATCATTGGGTGCCGCAGTCACTATTGGTGTATTCCCTCACCTGGTGCCTGCCTgtaaagttgttggactacagttcccatcagccccatctagTGCTTCATATTGTGTGAAATTCACAGCTGCTAAATGTGGGTGATGGATGGCTAGtggcttagatcaggcacccccaaactgcggccctccagatgttttggcctacaactcccatgatccctagctaacaggaccagtggtcagggatgatgggaattgtagtccaaaacatctggagggccgaagtttggggaggcctggcttAGATGACTTTAATTCCCCTTGAAACACATTTGAGGACTCTGCAAGCCTCTTGCCTTTTTTGTGGGCTTCttggaggcagctggctggcagCTGGCAGACGCAGGGTGGAGGGCTAGGCGAAGCCACCTGGATCTGACCCAGCCAAGCATTTCTCCATGAGACGCAACCTGTCTGGTCTGATGCAAATGCCAATGTTACAGGTGTGCCTTGTGGATCCAGGCTGCTTCCGGGAGATTGACGAGTTGATCCGGTGTGAGACCAAAGGCAAAGGGTCCCTTGAAGTGCTCAGCCTGAAAGATGTGGAAGAAGGGGATGAGCGCCTGGAGTAGCCTCCAACCAATTCCACCCCAACCCCAGCAAGAACTGTATTAAAGGCTCCCTCACGTCGCCTGTTTGTGGATTGACCTTTGCTATTTTCCCAATTCTTGTTTGAGCTTTTCTTTGGGTGTTAATCCCAACCCAACCTTGGTGAGTGGTTGCATTTGAAGGCAACTTGAAGAATAAGAACCTTCTCATTTGACTCAAAAGGTGGGAAGCCTTCCCTAGCCAGGTTGGTTCTGCTGGGACTATTTCCTTGTTCTTTGAGTGCTTAGCTGCAGGGGGTCAAGGGTCCACAAAATGCCAAAATGTCTTTCCTTAAAGAGTGAAGAACTGCAGCAGGCTGTGGGCTGGGAATGCCACTTGTCAGAGAAGAAATTGACCCTAgccactaaaaataaataaatggaaaagcaAGCATTGGCAGGCCTGATCCTGCCACAGCCTTAGTATGCAGCCCCCCTTCCCAATTGCCTTTTCGTTGCCTGCTGTGAAAGGCAGTGATAAGAGAGTGTTGAACACAGTCCTCTGTGTGCGTGCCTTGGAACCAGCTTGTGGGTTGCTGGGCCAGGAAGAAGATCTGTGTGCCCAGCCTTCTGCAGCTGGTTTTGAGCTCCAGCAGCAGTACCGTATGCTTTTAGTGGCTGCGGAGTCATTGTTTATGTTGAGGGACCCATCAAAGCACTGACCAGACACAGAAACGCCAAGCTCCAGAAATAATTGTTCAGAtaatttattttggaaaaaagaaaattatatttaCAATAACTTAAAATATAGAAATCAGTATTTATTTCATAGATCAGCCTCTTGATCTAGCAAAAGGCCCAGTCTGGGCTCTAGTGACTCTCTACCCTTCCCCTGAGTTCTTTCCATTCATTGTACCAATTGATGGTTTGGTGAATAgaccacacaggtgaagacaattCAGGTGCCAAGTAGAAAATGCCAGGAGGCCCTTAATTTCCTGTAGATAAGTTTGGGGTTACagtcagactcccccccccaaaaaaagcatttcctgccTGAGTTCATGTCATTCTCTAGCGCTCTGCAGAGAACGAAGTGCAGACTATTTGCAGGCACCTCTTTGGGAGCCACTGCACCTTTAACCTCAGATACTAGACACTAAGAAAGAGAATTTACAATGCAAGACATTGCTTTTTCCTCCTAATGTTGCACTGGTGAGATGCCATGAAACTATGTTTTATGCATGAAATAGGGAAGAGTCACCCTGATGTCGTCCGTCCCCCATCCCTGTTATGGGTGCTGCTGAATAGGGAACACCTGGGGCCCTCCATTTGATGATGCTGTGCTTGTTGGTCCCCGTGAGCCTCAGCCATCATTGCCAAGTAAGGTCAACGATGCAGAGAGTTGTCCAGCAACCCCTGAAGGGCTgcagtttctccatccctgcctgctCTTAAGGAACACAGACATAGCTCCCCAGCTTTATGGGGGGTGGGAGCAGACGCTGGCTAGAAAGAGAACTGATTCCTCCACATTGCATTGTTTGTGACTGCAGAGGGGAGCTTCTGATGAGAGACTTGTGTTATTTTGGgctttacaaaatataaaatgcagaATCTTCACATTGGATACTGACATTAAAATTAGCTTTCTGCTAACTCTTCTTCCTCTGTCTTTTGTTCCAAGTCTCTTCCTTTATGACTGTTTACAAACCCTAACCCTTGGCTGAATGGTTGGTATGCAGATTCTAACTAAGCAGttccctgtgcatgtttactcaaggATAGGTCTTGGTGTGTTTCTATAATCCtaggtgcttactcccaggtaagccccactgaaaagaATGGGAGTTACTTTTAAATGGGCACGCAGAGGATCAGCCTTCTCACAATCTGTTTCCCTCCACGAtaggggctacaactcccattccaAGAAAGATTTATAAAACAAGTGTTAAAGCCAACATCAGCTTGGGAATGGCATCATCGTTTTAAACCGTTTTTAGTTAACTAGGGAATTTTTGCATTTCAAGTTTTGTCCCTTAtgtcatcttttaatttttttaatggcattaaTAATAGCTGCAAAATTCTCTACATTCAACACAATACTTGTGGACATAACTATCCACACAGATTCCTAAATGCACAGGACCTGATTCAGTTAAGTTCTGATTATAGCCCCATTGCTTTTCAGTGGAACATGGAGCTGGTCACAACAAACGGCTTTCAGTTCTTTGCTTTTCTGCTTAGAAGgtaagtcccactatgttcagcgggacttatttccaagtaagacTAATTGCTGATTTAGTCACAACTAACTTTAGCCAAATTGGGGCCATACCTTAATTATTATAGAACTGTGCATAAGTGTCTCTTGAAATGCTGAGTCACCACTAAATGCATGAAGTTTTAGGATACTTCCAGGTTGATACCTTTAGTGTGGTGGGGAGCCCTACCCACCTCTGGTGCATCCAGTATCACCAGATCTGTTTTTGAATGCAAGAAACACATCCTGGGAACCAAAGTAGGGCACAGAGGTGGCAGGTTTCTACAACAGTCTTTCTAGGATCTGAGAGTAGCCTTTAGACTTCCTTAAAACAAATGGTGACCAAGCCGCAGACAGTCGCCTTAAGGTGCTTCAGATATAGATCACgtctgttttgtgttgttgtaCCTGAGTGGAGACAAAATAAAGTTATTTCAGCTTGAAAAAGCAGGTGTAGGACAGGATTTGGAACTGAAAAGACATAGAACATTTTTTGAAAGCCGCGGGTAATGTTATGTACACAGAGATAGCCACTAGATGGCTTTAAGAAAAGAATGTATGAGGAATGGAGAACCTGGgggcctctggatgttgttggactcaaactcccatcactCTTCAGGTGGTATGGCTAGTGTTTAAGGATGAAGGGAGCTGAAGGCCAGCAACATCTACAAGCAGCGTGGGAAGCCTTTGGCCCTTCAGTTGTTGCCGAACTACATCTACAAACTACAAGTGTGGCCAGTTGCCAacgttgatgggagttgtggttcagcaacatctggagtgccaaaggttccccacatttgATCTCATGAGACcaacaagttctccatccctggatcAGCCAAATCCATAGAGGACAGGCCTATCAATGGCTGTTAATCACAAGAGCTACAGTAAGTGGAACCTTCATGTTCAGAGGCAATATACCTGAGTGCCCATGTGCTGGAAGCACACAAAAGGATGAGCCATGATCTCCAGGCCTGACACATGAGCACTCAGCAGCACCTGCCCAAAAGCTTTCATTGGAAATAGTGTCACACTCCATGGGAATTTGCGCCCTGATTCTCTGCACCAGGTTTTGTGTGAATATCTCAGTCGAAATAGCACATAAGCAGCCCAAGAGAGCAGCTGGCAAAAAAGACACAATTTGAACCAGGAAGTGTAGGTTGCCAAGCTCAGTTACCTTAATGTGCTTCCTTATTCCTGTGCCCACATTACTGGCAGCCAGGGCATCTGTCTCAAAAAAGGGTTTTTCCGTTGGCGTTCTGGGCAGAGAGCCGTTGGTCACGTTGAGCGGGCATGGCACAAAAGGCTGCTGCAGGCTGTCCAACAAGTCCACTTCAAAGGAGTTCATCCACAACGGAGTCttagaaaaacaacacacacattgGCCATTGACATCCTGCTAAAATCAGGGTGCATCTATGCTGCATCCATTTTGAACCATTTTAGTCTGTTTGATCCTCATGACTCCCTGCTCAAAAAAAGactccagggaactgtagttccgtGAAGGCACCGAACATTCAATTTTCTACAAAAAGAGACGCTCAGCTCCTTCACAAGCAGGCTCAAACCCTGGAAAGGTTCTGCCAGCCAGTCGTAGATGCTACAAAGCTGGATGGACCAAGTATCTCtctatggcagcttcctgtgttaaaAAGTAGGGAAGCAAAAATAGGAACTGAGTATAAGAcctttggcccatctagctctgtattgtctacacagactggcaacggctctccagagtttcagataagTGAATCCCCATCCCTACCTAGAGACGATGGGGATTGAAggtgggatcttctgcatgcaaagcagatgctccaccagtGAGCTATGGATCTGTCCCTTTAAAATGACTTCTTCCCCAATGTTCAAGGAGTCCATGGTTAGGTCTCAACCAGGTCCTGCTAGGGACCAGGTTGGTGTCTTTCCCTGGAATACCACCCTCATAAGCACATCAGTGCTGCTAAGTGCCACAGAGAAGAGGCTGCAATATTAGTTCTCAGTATAAATGCAGCTGGCATTGCTAGATACTTAAAAGGCTCAGGTCAAGGCACTTGACACAAAATTGACTCTGAGCATCTTAAGGCAGCTGGGTCTCAGGCGCTCTCTGCAGGGCATCCCGGTCACCCTCTAAGCAAAGCTTTTTAAACGGTTAAAAAGAGCAGGGAAAGTGCAGGCGATTTGGGGCCCAGTGCAAACAAATTGCGGGATTAAGCTCTATAAGCTACCACCAATGTCCCTGGCGGCTCACTTAGCAGCAgctcaagaaaaatgcagataaTTGACTCACTGTCCCCGCTACATTACCAGCTCGGAGCTGGATTCTACCACCTTCCCAGTGATGTCAGCTGGTGGACTGGTGAGCATGGTTGGGGAGGAGGGCTAACCTATGTGTCAAGAttggcccacaggccagaggtttcccagccctgtGGTAACAAGTTACTGTGCTAAATTTTGCATacaatttaattatatttttaaaattgtttttgatgctgtgttttaatgctgtagcCTGCCTTggcaccttagggtgaagggcaggtaataaataataataataaataatcttgCATTTCATTCCCTCTGGTTTTactgctttctctctcacacaacccTATCTCTTAGAACCATGTGCATAGATTCACACCTGTAACAGAGAACGACACTTTATAGCATGCACAAAGTGGACTCTAGTCCACAAGACACAATTTGTTaggatgccacaagactcttgttGATTTTGCTGAAACAGGCTaaacatggctacccctctggaaattaagGATGCCTGAGGTGTTCCTGTTTTGCCTGACATCTTGCTTGCTGCAGGCAGCTTACCACCATAACCACTGGCGACAGCCAAGCACCAGGCCCAAGAGACCTCTTGTCTGTTCCAGCACAAGCCTTTCCATATACATTAGAGAAATCTGGGAAATGTAAAACGCTTGGCTGCAGTTCAACCTTGCACATCTTCCCCGAGGAACGGCCCAGGGACCCAAGGACTTCGCTCCAGTGCGAGAGGAAGCCTGCGTGTCTCTCTTCGACTTTCAGGGCGTGGATTTCAGACTTGAGTTCTTTAAGCCGATCCTCAAACTTCCTGCTCTTATCCAGGTAATCTAATCTGGGTGGTACAAACACAAAAAGTTTAGGACTGTCCGCATCTGTTTGGTTGACAATATTTGGTAAGTAAAAAGGGGGCGGGGCGACAAAATTGGGCACGGGGTGGAGAAAGTGCACTCCCACTCTTaaaatcataaagttggaagatacccccaagggtcatctagtccaaccccctgcaatgcaataacaCTAATTGTgtaataatacagtcgtacctcagctccTAAACGCCTTGGGAGCCGAATGTTCCatctcccgaacgattgaaaatcagaagtgttcctgtttttgaacgttcttttggaagccggaaGTCCGACGGGggttccatggcttccgattggctgcaggagctccctgcagccaatcagaagccacactttggaagtcaaacatttcagaagtcgaatggacttctggaatggattctgttcgacttccaaggcacaacTGTAATTCAATACAGGGCagtcagtgaagctgaatgtcggaagcttcagggcagacaaaaggtgGAACTCCTTGACCAAGAGCATTGTTAAACTAGGGGATTCTCTGCCACAGGATGTAGTGACAGCCGCCAACTCTGGCAGCTTCAAAAAGGTGGgtagacaagttcatggaaggGATATTGCTATCCATGgcaactagccacaatggctgtgttctcccgctcctgttggaggcagtatgctgggaatcacaagtggggagagtgctgccgCTTCTGGTGTCAGCATCTTGATTGGGAGCCCAGAAAAGCTCACCCTCTGCTCTCTTTCCGGTTCCTACCTCTCTCGCTCTATCTCCAAGGAAAGCCTCTTCAAGTCAATGTCCCTTAAATCCAGTTTTATGGATACTTTGTCAGGGCAGGCATCTCTGGAATCAGCGGAGGAGGGCTGGGGGCCCTTGGCAGCATTCTGGTGACCAAACAGAGAGGCAGAGTTCGAAACATCATCTGAAACCCGAAGGCTTTCAGACACAACCCTTTTTAAGGGGACAGTAGTGGTTATGGCATtcggctaggacctgggagaccagggttcagatccatgaagttcactggttgtgaccttgggccagtcacagcctctcagcctgacctacctcacagggttgtggtggggattaaatgaggagggggtaggacaggcatccccaaactgccgccctccagatgttttggcctacaactcccatgatccctagctaacaggaccagtggtcagggatgatgggaattgtagtccaaaacatctggaggggcgaagtttggggatgtctggggtAGAACCATGGACTTGAGCAaaaaaaagttgggatataaacgcaataaataaaaaatacactgaGGGGGCTCAGAACGTCTTCCAGGAAAGACAGTCTTGGGTGATGGAAATTCTGATTCAGACTCATAATGCTCCATCTGTGGCACTTGTGTCTGGAGCCTGGTGCCAAGTCCAGGGACAGGCTCCAGTTCTGGCCTGCAAAGGGGCTTTAAGACCCGCTGGATGGACAGAGACTGGCTTAGGAATGTACATACCGCCTCAgccactttgatctgcagaactggcctTTTGCCTGCTGTCCGAACAAGTTAACTTCTTGCTCAGAACTCTGACCACATACATTGGCTATAAACACCGATAAGAGGGAGCAGCCAGGTTGGCTCATTTCATAAAAATCACTTAGAGGGCTACCTGCATATTTTGCTTCATAGCTTTCTTTCTAATATTGGCTAcagaattacttttaaaaaatgagaacactGAGATTTTGACATGA contains:
- the LOC118097420 gene encoding merlin isoform X10; the protein is MCLHCPSNVAGATEKYEAELNYLKIAQDLEMYGVNYFPIAQKKNCTDFLLGVDAKGIHVYNINNRFSPNKSFEWSSIRNISYSEKELTIKPIDKKAEVFKFFSSQPKVNKQIMQLFIGNHDLFMRRRRVDPIEIQQMKAQAREEKARKKMEHQRLAREKQLREEAERAKEELERRLFEVEDKARQANEALRRSEAAAELLAEKAQIAEEEAKLLAQNAAEAEQERHRLEMAALKTKEEKLLMEHKMREAELIAMKLVKESDRSRAKEAEHLKQDLQEARNAEEKAKQKLQDVGKLNPPSNAAKGPQPSSADSRDACPDKVSIKLDLRDIDLKRLSLEIERERLDYLDKSRKFEDRLKELKSEIHALKVEERHAGFLSHWSEVLGSLGRSSGKMCKVELQPSVLHFPDFSNVYGKACAGTDKRSLGPGAWLSPVVMVTPLWMNSFEVDLLDSLQQPFVPCPLNVTNGSLPRTPTEKPFFETDALAASNVGTGIRKHIKVTELGNLHFLVQIVSFLPAALLGCLCAISTEIFTQNLVQRIRAQIPMECDTISNESFWAGAAECSCVRPGDHGSSFCVLPAHGHSGILPLNMKVPLTVALVINSH
- the SBDS gene encoding ribosome maturation protein SBDS, whose amino-acid sequence is MSIFTPTNQIRLTNVAVVRVKKAGKRYEIACYRNKVMGWRSGTEKDLDEVLQTHTVFVNVSKGQVAKKEELVKAFGTEDQTEICKMILAKGELQVSDKERHTQLEQMFRDIATIVAEKCVNPETKRPYTVILIERAMKDIHYSVKPGKSTKQQALEVIKQLKETMQIERAHMRLRFVLPRKEGKRLKDKLKPLIKVIESEDFDEQLEIVCLVDPGCFREIDELIRCETKGKGSLEVLSLKDVEEGDERLE